The following DNA comes from Puniceicoccus vermicola.
TCATCAATATGGACATCATGGGTGAGCCGATGATCGTCGTCCACGGTAAGGACGGGGAGTTCCGGGTTCTCTCGCGAGTCTGTCCGCACCGGGCCATGGACATCATGCCCCCCGGATTCGGCTACGATGGACACGGGCCCGCCGAGGCCCGTGACGGGAAGTCAGATTGTGGGCATACCCGCATTTTCCTCTGCCCGTATCACCACTGGAGCTTCGAGCTCGACGGGAAGATGAAAGGCGGGCCGGAAATGCACAAGGCGAAGAACTTCTGCCGTCAGGATGTGGGGTTGAAAACCTACCGCTCCGAAGTTTGGCAGGGATTCATCTTCGTGAATATCTCCGGGGATGCCGAGCCACTGGCCGAGCAATACCAAGAACTCAAGAAGGATGTTCAGGGTTGGCAGATGGAGGACATGGATGTCGTCATTGCGAAATCATGGGACTGTCCCTTCAACTGGAAGGTCCTCGTCGAGAACTTCATGGAGGGCTATCACCACATGGGAGCGCACTGCAAGACACTGCAGCCCTTGATGCCCGCACGCGATACCTGGACGGATGGCGAGCATTCTCACTCGGTTCGAGTGAATCTGCCTTACCGCGACAGTGTTCCGACTACAGGGGATTCCGATTTTGAGGCAATCCCAACTCTGGACCCTGAGCACTATCGCCAGATGGCGGTGTTTCTCGGCCAGCCGACCTTCTTGCTCTTCACGGCGCCGGACCGGGTTTTCTGGTATCGCATTGAGCCAATCAGTGCTGATCGCAGCCGTCTGTTGACGACCTGCATGGTGCCGAAAAAGGCCAAGGAGGATCCGAAGTATGACGAGAAGATGGAGGAAGCCGAGAAGATGCTCGTCGACTTCCACCTCGAGGATATGGAGGTCTGCACTGCGGTTCAGCGTGGCTTTTACGCCAAGGGTTACCAGCGGGGACGGCTCAGCCACTTGGAAATGCCTCTGTGGTTGATTCATCGATACTATGCGGCCCGTGCCCGGGGGACTTATCCGACGTTTGACCGTCCAGCGGCTCCCTCGCAGGCTCCGTCCTGAACTTCAAAGGAAATGAGAGTCTTGATCGAGACAGACATGATTGAGGTGCCCTCCGGGACCTTCCTGATGGGAGAGAACGAGGAGGATAAGTACGCAAACGACACGGAACGGCCGCGCCATGAGGTGAGCGTTGATCGGTTCGAGATCGGGCGGGATCCGGTGACGATCGGCCAGTTTCGGGTCTTCCGTCCGGATCACGAACCGGGACTCCCCGAGGATTGGCCGGCCGCGAATGTCTCTTGGCTGGACGCTCAGGAGTACTGCAAGTGGCTCGGGTGGGGGTATCGACTTCCCACTGAGGCCGAGTGGGAGTTCGCGGCGCGAGGGGGGACTCAGTCCCCCTATCCACACGGCACGGTCCTCGAGATCGAACACGCCAATTTCTACTACGACGAGCGGGGGAATCGGGTGGGCCTCGGACATCGATCGCCGGTGGGGTCCTATCCTCCCAATCGGTTCGGTCTTCACGACATGCTTGGCAATGTTTGTGAATGGGTCGAAGATGAGTGGACTCATATGTACGGCGCCACCGAGGAGGGGAGTGGGTCGGTGACCCAGCTCAATACGCACCGGGTTCTTCGGGGCGGAGCCTGGGATTATCTCCCGCGCCTCCTACGCGTGTCCTGGAGGGATTGCCTGGCGCAAACCGTCCGTCGGGACAATGTCGGCTTCCGCATCGCTCGAAGCTTGGATTCCTAGGAAGGAAAAGAGATTTGGCCCGAAACTCCTCCCCTGCAAGCAGGGGAGGGGGACCCCCGACGATGTCGGGGGTGGAGGGGTTCCGGTCGAGCGCATTCATCCGTAAACATTCTTTCGAACAGCTCCACCTTGCATTTAGAAACTTTATTCTGCCACACAAGTCTCTTGCTTCTCACCTTTCGATTGTTGATAGGTCTTCTTCCGCGGAAGCAGCCATTCCATCGGGGCGGACTAAAGTCCGCGCTCCAGGAACATCGTTTTCACCGACCGCTCTTCCCAACAACTGACGCTGGTCCCTACATGATTAAGTGTGCAATCCAATTTTGCACCAAACTCCTCCCCTGCAAGCAGGGGAGGGGGACCCTCGACGATGTCGAGGGTGGAGGGGTTCCAGTCGAGCGCTCTCATCCGTAAACACTCTTTCTCAATGACTTTATGAACGTACAACTATTTAAAACACTTTGGGGGCACTCCGGGCCCTATGCTACAGCAGCCGATCAGGTCGTCGCAGCGGGGTTCCAGGGCTTCGAGGGGCCCATTCCCGCTGGAGGTCCGGAGCGCGCAGAGTTTCTCGAAGCACTTTCGTCGCGGGATCTCCTCTACATCGGAGAAATTTCTACAACTGGATTTGCGGTGCCCGACCCGGGATCCACGGTCGAGGATCACTTGGAAGCTTTTGAGCGGATTCTGGAAAGTAGTCTGGAGGCGAAGCCGATCTACTTCAGTTCCATGGCGGGAAACGATCTATGGTCTTTTGCGGAAACGATCGATTTCTTTACCAAGGCCTGGGAGATCGCCCAGAAGTTCCAAGTCCGGGTTGGATTCGAAACCCATCGCAGCCGGAGTCTCTATCATCCGATTGTGACCAAAAACCTTTTGGCCGAACTTCCTCCGATCGAATTGACCCTCGACATCAGTCACTGGTGCAACGTCTGCGAGCGCCTGGTCCTCGACGAGCTGCCGGAGGTCTTGGAATTGATCTCGGAACGGGCTCTCCACATTCAACCCCGGATCGGTTATGATCAGGGAGCACAGGTGCCGGATCCCCGCGCTCCTTTATACCAACCGGCGGTGGAAGCACACATTCGCTGGTGGAAGTCCGTGTGGAAAAGTCAGAAGGAAAGGGGATTCGAGCGGATCACCATGACCCCGGAGTTCGGTCCGGACGGCTA
Coding sequences within:
- a CDS encoding sugar phosphate isomerase/epimerase family protein yields the protein MNVQLFKTLWGHSGPYATAADQVVAAGFQGFEGPIPAGGPERAEFLEALSSRDLLYIGEISTTGFAVPDPGSTVEDHLEAFERILESSLEAKPIYFSSMAGNDLWSFAETIDFFTKAWEIAQKFQVRVGFETHRSRSLYHPIVTKNLLAELPPIELTLDISHWCNVCERLVLDELPEVLELISERALHIQPRIGYDQGAQVPDPRAPLYQPAVEAHIRWWKSVWKSQKERGFERITMTPEFGPDGYLQVDPYTEKPVADLWELNQWAGHRMKEECLAFLGE
- a CDS encoding formylglycine-generating enzyme family protein, which codes for MRVLIETDMIEVPSGTFLMGENEEDKYANDTERPRHEVSVDRFEIGRDPVTIGQFRVFRPDHEPGLPEDWPAANVSWLDAQEYCKWLGWGYRLPTEAEWEFAARGGTQSPYPHGTVLEIEHANFYYDERGNRVGLGHRSPVGSYPPNRFGLHDMLGNVCEWVEDEWTHMYGATEEGSGSVTQLNTHRVLRGGAWDYLPRLLRVSWRDCLAQTVRRDNVGFRIARSLDS
- a CDS encoding aromatic ring-hydroxylating oxygenase subunit alpha, with amino-acid sequence MESAATFFQEATVKGGGSPLTGRNGLGSPDYQFRNTKKKVPLDELLKQIQEMADLPLEESKTLPAETYTSEEFLDWEIENVLGGGWMCLAHQSQIPKPGDFINMDIMGEPMIVVHGKDGEFRVLSRVCPHRAMDIMPPGFGYDGHGPAEARDGKSDCGHTRIFLCPYHHWSFELDGKMKGGPEMHKAKNFCRQDVGLKTYRSEVWQGFIFVNISGDAEPLAEQYQELKKDVQGWQMEDMDVVIAKSWDCPFNWKVLVENFMEGYHHMGAHCKTLQPLMPARDTWTDGEHSHSVRVNLPYRDSVPTTGDSDFEAIPTLDPEHYRQMAVFLGQPTFLLFTAPDRVFWYRIEPISADRSRLLTTCMVPKKAKEDPKYDEKMEEAEKMLVDFHLEDMEVCTAVQRGFYAKGYQRGRLSHLEMPLWLIHRYYAARARGTYPTFDRPAAPSQAPS